Proteins co-encoded in one Haloarcula pelagica genomic window:
- a CDS encoding alpha/beta fold hydrolase, whose amino-acid sequence MPGGAPTAMYRERIDALSTVSGDGPPVLCLHGTLMDRTMFEPQRRALADDYRVAAYDLRARTEHAVDPYDLDDLAADCLAAMDALGMDRPVLVGMSMGGFVALRTALATPERVGGLVLLDSTGAPHSPTQQEQYAALVEPLAGQSTVPGAMAEGIAETLFGETTRTERPALVEDWVARWRTYRGEAVYNEVHSWLDRPGLLDRLGELGCPLLAVHGAEDTAIPPEQGEETARSAPTGRFELVEGAGHSANVERPRAVNRHVRAFLEDIVGPR is encoded by the coding sequence ATGCCAGGTGGGGCGCCGACCGCGATGTATCGCGAACGGATCGACGCGCTGTCGACTGTCTCGGGCGACGGACCGCCGGTCCTCTGTCTCCACGGAACGTTGATGGATCGGACGATGTTCGAGCCACAGCGTCGGGCGCTCGCGGACGACTATCGCGTGGCGGCCTACGACCTCCGGGCGCGCACCGAACACGCCGTCGACCCGTACGATCTGGACGACCTCGCCGCGGACTGTCTGGCGGCGATGGACGCGCTGGGGATGGACCGGCCCGTACTCGTGGGGATGTCGATGGGCGGGTTCGTCGCGCTCCGGACGGCGCTTGCAACACCGGAGCGGGTCGGCGGCCTCGTCCTGCTCGACAGTACCGGAGCGCCCCATTCGCCCACACAGCAGGAGCAGTACGCCGCGCTGGTCGAGCCGCTGGCGGGCCAGTCGACGGTCCCGGGGGCGATGGCCGAAGGGATCGCCGAGACGCTGTTCGGCGAGACCACCCGCACCGAGCGCCCCGCCCTCGTCGAGGACTGGGTGGCCCGCTGGCGGACCTACCGCGGCGAGGCCGTCTACAACGAGGTCCACTCCTGGCTCGACCGGCCCGGGTTACTCGACAGACTCGGCGAACTCGGCTGTCCGCTGCTGGCGGTCCACGGCGCCGAAGACACGGCGATCCCGCCGGAACAGGGCGAGGAGACCGCTCGGTCAGCGCCGACCGGACGGTTCGAGCTGGTCGAGGGCGCTGGCCACTCCGCGAACGTCGAGCGACCGCGGGCCGTGAACCGCCACGTCCGGGCCTTTCTGGAGGATATCGTCGGTCCACGGTGA
- the glyA gene encoding serine hydroxymethyltransferase, producing MTYDTVRETDPAVADALEGERQRQNDTLAMIASENHVSEAVMEAQSSELTNKYAEGYPGERYYGGCEYADNVEELAIDRAKELYGADHVNVQPHSGSQANMGVYLAVLEPGDKILSLDLTHGGHLSHGHPANFAGQVYEVEQYEVDEETGYVDYEALAEKAESFEPDIIVSGYSAYPREVEFDRIQEAADAVDAYHLADIAHITGLVAAGVHQSPVGVADFVTGSTHKTIRAGRGGIIMCDEAYADDIDSAVFPGSQGGPLMHNVAGKAVGFGEALNPEFDEYAEQTVENAKALGDQLLAHGLDLVSDGTDNHLVLIDLRPSHPDTTGKEVEEALEEAGIVLNANTVPGETRSAFNPSGIRAGTPALTTRGFDEAACREVADLIYEVVDAPQDDDVIAEVSTRVDELTDEHPLYDADEEHPLYD from the coding sequence ATGACCTACGACACCGTCCGCGAGACGGACCCGGCAGTCGCAGACGCGCTGGAAGGTGAGCGACAGCGGCAGAACGACACGCTCGCGATGATCGCCAGCGAGAACCACGTCTCCGAGGCGGTCATGGAGGCCCAGAGCTCCGAGCTGACCAACAAGTACGCCGAGGGCTACCCCGGCGAGCGCTACTACGGCGGCTGTGAGTACGCCGACAATGTCGAGGAACTGGCGATCGACCGCGCGAAGGAGCTGTACGGCGCCGACCACGTCAACGTCCAGCCCCACTCGGGCTCACAGGCGAACATGGGCGTCTACCTCGCGGTGCTGGAGCCGGGCGACAAGATCCTCTCGCTCGATCTGACACACGGCGGCCACCTCTCTCACGGCCACCCGGCGAACTTCGCCGGTCAGGTCTACGAGGTCGAGCAGTACGAGGTCGACGAGGAGACGGGCTACGTCGACTACGAGGCGCTGGCCGAGAAAGCAGAGTCCTTCGAACCGGACATCATCGTCTCGGGTTACTCCGCGTACCCGCGCGAGGTCGAGTTCGACCGCATCCAGGAGGCAGCCGACGCCGTCGACGCCTACCACCTCGCGGACATCGCTCACATCACCGGCCTGGTCGCCGCCGGCGTCCACCAGTCGCCGGTCGGTGTCGCGGACTTCGTCACCGGTTCGACCCACAAGACGATCCGCGCCGGCCGCGGTGGCATCATCATGTGTGACGAGGCCTACGCCGACGACATCGACTCCGCGGTGTTCCCCGGCTCCCAGGGCGGCCCGCTGATGCACAACGTCGCCGGCAAGGCCGTCGGTTTCGGCGAGGCGCTGAACCCCGAGTTCGACGAGTACGCCGAACAGACCGTCGAGAACGCGAAGGCGCTGGGCGACCAGCTCCTGGCACACGGCCTCGACCTGGTCTCCGACGGCACCGACAACCACCTCGTCCTGATCGACCTCCGGCCCTCCCACCCCGACACGACGGGCAAGGAGGTCGAGGAGGCGCTGGAGGAGGCCGGCATCGTCCTCAACGCCAACACCGTCCCCGGCGAGACGCGCTCGGCGTTCAACCCCTCGGGCATCCGCGCCGGCACGCCCGCGCTGACGACGCGCGGCTTCGACGAGGCCGCCTGCCGCGAGGTCGCGGACCTCATCTACGAGGTCGTCGACGCCCCGCAGGACGACGACGTGATCGCCGAGGTCAGCACCCGCGTCGACGAACTGACCGACGAGCATCCCCTCTACGACGCGGACGAAGAGCATCCGCTGTACGACTGA
- a CDS encoding chorismate mutase has translation MSSEPTPEDMSLEELRDEIRAIDREIVEKIAQRTYVADTIAQVKDEQGLPTTDEAQEQAVMDRAGENAERFDVDANLVKATFRLLIELNKVEQRENR, from the coding sequence ATGAGTTCAGAACCTACCCCGGAAGACATGTCACTGGAGGAACTGCGCGACGAGATCCGTGCCATCGACCGCGAGATCGTCGAGAAGATCGCCCAGCGAACGTACGTCGCCGACACGATCGCCCAGGTCAAAGACGAACAGGGCCTGCCGACCACCGACGAGGCACAGGAACAGGCCGTGATGGATCGCGCCGGCGAGAACGCCGAACGGTTCGATGTCGACGCGAACCTCGTGAAAGCGACCTTCCGACTCCTGATCGAGTTGAACAAGGTGGAACAGCGCGAGAACCGCTAA
- a CDS encoding PadR family transcriptional regulator has protein sequence MHDLTGFQRDLLYVISGLEEPHGLAIKEELEEYYEKEIHHGRLYPNLDTLVDKGLVEKGQRDRRTNFYTLTRRGRREIDARRDWEAQYIDQ, from the coding sequence ATGCACGACCTGACCGGCTTCCAGCGCGACCTCCTCTACGTCATCTCCGGGTTAGAGGAACCACACGGGCTGGCGATCAAAGAGGAACTCGAAGAGTACTACGAGAAAGAGATTCACCACGGACGGCTCTATCCGAACCTGGACACGCTCGTCGACAAAGGACTCGTCGAGAAAGGCCAGCGCGACCGACGGACGAACTTCTATACGCTGACGCGACGGGGTCGTCGCGAGATTGACGCCCGCCGCGACTGGGAAGCACAGTATATCGATCAGTAA
- a CDS encoding inositol monophosphatase family protein, which yields MTDTHHRAAVAERAARAGGAVAREQFRGALTVETKANKNDVVTEADREAQQQVLATIQGEFPTDTFVCEEDVGPVPGDDDVLVDEVPDTGATWIVDPIDGTANFVRGLPLWTTSIAAVVDGETVGSATYVPAQGDLYAAGESATRDGTELVASARTDPETFAVAPVGWWDRDDRGEFGRLCTAIAERFGDMRRLGSFQLTLATVADGGLDGAICTRPMNPWDTVAGVHMVREAGGTVTDLDGNRWTYDSHSLVASNGEAHEELLAAAAQALT from the coding sequence ATGACCGACACACACCACAGAGCGGCGGTAGCCGAGCGAGCCGCCCGTGCGGGTGGTGCCGTCGCCCGCGAACAGTTCCGAGGAGCGTTGACCGTCGAGACGAAAGCGAACAAGAACGACGTGGTGACCGAGGCCGACAGAGAGGCCCAGCAACAGGTGCTGGCGACGATCCAGGGGGAGTTTCCCACCGACACGTTCGTCTGTGAGGAAGATGTCGGCCCCGTTCCCGGAGACGACGACGTGCTCGTCGACGAGGTGCCCGACACCGGCGCGACCTGGATCGTCGATCCGATCGACGGGACCGCGAACTTCGTCCGCGGGCTCCCGCTGTGGACGACCTCGATCGCGGCCGTCGTCGACGGGGAGACGGTCGGTTCGGCGACGTACGTTCCGGCACAGGGCGACCTCTACGCGGCGGGGGAGAGCGCGACCCGCGACGGGACCGAACTCGTGGCGAGTGCGCGCACCGACCCCGAGACGTTCGCCGTCGCGCCGGTGGGCTGGTGGGACCGGGACGACCGCGGGGAGTTCGGCCGCCTCTGTACGGCCATCGCCGAGCGGTTCGGCGACATGCGCCGACTCGGCTCGTTCCAGTTGACACTGGCGACGGTCGCCGACGGGGGGCTCGACGGCGCGATCTGTACCCGACCGATGAACCCGTGGGACACCGTCGCCGGCGTCCACATGGTCCGTGAAGCGGGCGGGACGGTGACCGATCTAGACGGGAACCGCTGGACCTACGACAGCCACTCGCTTGTCGCCTCGAACGGCGAGGCTCACGAGGAGTTGCTCGCCGCCGCGGCTCAGGCGCTGACCTGA
- a CDS encoding DUF63 family protein, with the protein MNALDRVVDEYGAERLWLGSFVGLIVVGVGAVLAAPGQVWDRFLWHYFWGPVYADAKAAGCAVMTEQGPQALYQGCSDAIAAGRIVAEPGYTVVSEIGYMLILVYMLVGVYLLLENLDVAEDIELYFALVPFMLLGGALRTVEDLGDRALEAGVDPLITYPLNSLIISPVIYGTVFLLTLVSLIACVWLDTNGYVDSYYRATATLGVTFVTVTLAYLTVAALTRDYATLYPSVLLVTVGLASVLSYGLYRLYDSVWPAVNAGTGAVGLLVIWGHAIDGVANVVLADWLDTLNVPLTYYPKHPANAFIISMTESLQPAGLSAAIGTSWPFLVVKLAVASLVVSLFNDEFLDESPRYALLLLVAVTAVGLGPGTRDMLRATFGV; encoded by the coding sequence ATGAACGCGCTCGATCGGGTCGTCGACGAGTACGGGGCCGAGCGGCTGTGGCTCGGTTCCTTCGTCGGACTCATCGTCGTCGGCGTCGGCGCCGTCCTGGCCGCTCCCGGGCAGGTGTGGGACCGGTTCCTCTGGCACTACTTCTGGGGGCCAGTCTACGCCGACGCGAAGGCCGCAGGCTGTGCGGTAATGACCGAGCAGGGTCCACAGGCGCTGTATCAGGGCTGTAGCGACGCGATCGCTGCCGGCCGGATCGTCGCCGAACCCGGCTACACCGTCGTCTCCGAGATCGGCTACATGCTCATCCTGGTGTACATGCTCGTCGGCGTCTACCTCCTGCTGGAGAACCTCGACGTGGCCGAGGACATCGAGCTGTACTTCGCGCTCGTCCCGTTCATGCTGTTGGGCGGGGCGCTCCGGACCGTCGAGGACCTCGGCGACCGAGCGCTGGAGGCCGGGGTCGACCCGCTGATCACCTACCCGCTGAACTCGCTGATAATCAGTCCGGTCATCTACGGGACGGTCTTCCTCCTGACGCTCGTGTCCCTGATCGCCTGCGTCTGGTTGGACACCAACGGCTACGTCGACAGCTACTACCGGGCGACGGCGACGCTCGGGGTCACCTTCGTCACGGTCACGCTGGCGTATCTCACCGTCGCCGCCCTCACCAGGGACTACGCGACGCTGTACCCGTCGGTCCTGCTCGTGACCGTCGGGCTGGCGTCGGTGCTATCCTACGGGCTCTATCGGCTGTACGATTCGGTCTGGCCGGCGGTCAACGCCGGGACGGGCGCGGTCGGGCTGTTGGTCATCTGGGGCCACGCCATCGACGGCGTCGCCAACGTCGTCCTGGCGGACTGGCTCGACACGCTGAACGTCCCGCTGACTTACTACCCGAAACACCCGGCCAACGCCTTCATCATCTCGATGACGGAGTCGCTCCAGCCCGCCGGGTTGAGCGCCGCAATCGGGACTTCCTGGCCGTTCCTGGTCGTCAAACTCGCCGTCGCGTCGCTCGTGGTCTCGCTGTTCAACGACGAGTTCCTCGACGAGAGTCCCCGCTACGCGCTCCTGTTGCTCGTCGCGGTCACGGCGGTCGGCCTCGGACCGGGGACACGTGACATGCTCCGGGCCACGTTCGGCGTCTGA
- the tbsP gene encoding transcriptional regulator TbsP produces MSATLLHDDSSSMLSTILTEAAEPLYIVNPSRETISELVSTLQTVTDAPAVRMLADERALKDVMDDFLVASTAADLIEADQLSLRVLEAVPNHSIAVTPEAVHAIVEIDDAASGLGTDDDAFVEQAYDQYSTEWADAEVYSLRTPPLSRVQSTLESDIGSETAADFDSVLSSLTTARGDGDGLDEVTISLLVAARNGELLYDISKWGEDIGLASKATFSRTKTKLEDMGLIDTEKVPIDVGRPRLRLLLGDERLEDADADELATVAQSILAA; encoded by the coding sequence ATGAGTGCTACGCTACTCCACGACGATAGTAGCTCGATGCTGTCGACGATACTCACGGAGGCGGCGGAACCGTTGTACATCGTCAACCCATCACGCGAAACGATCTCGGAGCTCGTCTCGACGCTCCAGACAGTTACCGACGCCCCGGCGGTCCGAATGCTCGCCGACGAGCGGGCGCTGAAGGATGTCATGGACGACTTCCTCGTCGCGAGCACGGCCGCCGATCTGATCGAGGCCGATCAGCTCTCGCTCCGAGTGCTCGAAGCTGTCCCGAACCACTCCATCGCCGTGACGCCCGAGGCGGTCCACGCGATCGTCGAGATCGACGACGCGGCCAGCGGCCTCGGGACCGACGACGACGCGTTCGTCGAGCAGGCCTACGACCAGTACAGCACCGAGTGGGCCGACGCGGAGGTGTACTCGCTGCGGACGCCGCCGCTCTCGCGGGTCCAGTCGACACTGGAATCCGACATCGGGTCGGAGACGGCGGCCGACTTCGACAGCGTCCTGAGTTCGCTGACCACGGCCCGGGGCGACGGTGACGGCCTCGACGAGGTCACCATCAGCCTGCTCGTGGCCGCCCGGAACGGTGAACTCCTCTACGACATCAGCAAGTGGGGCGAGGACATCGGGCTTGCCAGCAAGGCCACGTTCTCCCGGACGAAGACCAAACTCGAAGACATGGGGCTAATCGACACCGAGAAAGTCCCGATCGATGTCGGCCGGCCGCGGCTCCGCCTCCTCCTGGGCGACGAACGCCTGGAGGACGCCGACGCCGACGAACTCGCGACGGTCGCACAGAGCATCCTCGCCGCCTGA
- a CDS encoding bifunctional methylenetetrahydrofolate dehydrogenase/methenyltetrahydrofolate cyclohydrolase: MTEIIDGNAVAQSVRDDLSTAIDQLAAEGVQPSLATVLMSDDPASETYVSMKQDDCAEVGIEAIDIEIDPDADAAELYDTIDDLNADENVNGILVQMPVPDHVDDRTVLRAIDPEKDVDGFHPENVGRLVAGDARYKPCTPHGIQKLIESAGVDTEGKDAVVVGRSDIVGKPMANLLIQKAPGGNATTTVCHSRTEDLAAKTSAADIVIAAAGVPEMIDGEMLKEGATVIDVGINRVDADTEKGYELVGDVEFESAKAVAGAITPVPGGVGPMTRAMLLYNTVKAASRQHGIAVDLP; the protein is encoded by the coding sequence ATGACAGAGATTATCGACGGGAACGCGGTCGCCCAGTCCGTGCGGGACGACCTCTCGACGGCGATCGACCAGCTCGCCGCCGAGGGCGTCCAGCCCTCGCTGGCGACGGTGCTGATGAGCGACGATCCGGCCAGCGAGACCTACGTCTCGATGAAACAGGACGACTGTGCCGAGGTCGGTATCGAGGCCATCGACATCGAGATCGACCCCGACGCCGACGCCGCGGAACTGTACGACACGATCGACGATCTCAACGCCGACGAGAACGTCAACGGCATCCTCGTCCAGATGCCGGTCCCCGACCACGTCGACGACCGGACGGTCCTGCGGGCCATCGATCCGGAGAAAGATGTCGACGGCTTCCACCCCGAGAACGTCGGTCGGCTGGTCGCCGGTGACGCCCGATACAAGCCCTGTACGCCCCACGGGATTCAGAAGCTCATCGAGTCGGCCGGCGTCGACACCGAGGGGAAAGACGCCGTCGTGGTCGGCCGGTCGGACATCGTCGGCAAGCCGATGGCGAACCTACTCATCCAGAAGGCGCCCGGCGGGAACGCGACGACGACGGTCTGTCACTCCCGGACCGAGGACCTCGCGGCGAAGACCAGCGCAGCCGACATCGTGATCGCGGCCGCCGGCGTCCCCGAGATGATCGACGGGGAGATGCTCAAAGAGGGTGCGACGGTGATCGACGTTGGGATCAACCGCGTCGACGCCGACACCGAGAAGGGGTACGAACTGGTCGGTGATGTCGAGTTCGAGAGCGCGAAAGCGGTCGCCGGCGCGATCACGCCGGTCCCCGGCGGCGTCGGGCCGATGACCCGCGCGATGTTGCTGTACAACACGGTCAAGGCCGCGAGCCGCCAGCACGGGATCGCCGTCGACCTCCCCTGA
- a CDS encoding shikimate kinase → MEGKAVAPAAGTVLNALSTGRGSAFAIDEYTTATVELTAETGVTGEIDGAPEADTRLIERCVEYVLDAHGGQDAAGGRVRTESEVPMASGLKSSSAAANATVMATLSALGATDQMSRADMARLGVMAARDVGVTITGAFDDASASMLGGVTVTDNETDDLLARDTVDWDVLVWSPPEQSFSADADVERCKQIAPMARLVEDLALDGAYQRAMTVNGLAFCAALGYETDPLVEAMGSVDGVSLSGTGPSFTAVGEREALEPVKAYWDQRDGETLLTTTQTDGTQIA, encoded by the coding sequence ATGGAAGGTAAGGCAGTGGCACCGGCGGCGGGCACCGTCCTCAACGCCCTCTCGACCGGACGCGGGTCGGCGTTCGCCATCGACGAGTACACGACCGCTACGGTGGAGCTAACGGCCGAGACGGGCGTCACCGGCGAGATCGACGGCGCACCCGAGGCCGACACGCGGCTTATCGAGCGTTGCGTCGAGTACGTCCTCGACGCCCACGGCGGCCAGGACGCCGCCGGCGGACGCGTCCGCACGGAGAGTGAGGTCCCGATGGCGTCGGGGTTGAAGAGTTCCAGCGCGGCCGCGAACGCGACGGTCATGGCGACGCTGTCCGCCCTCGGCGCCACCGACCAGATGTCCCGCGCGGACATGGCACGACTCGGCGTGATGGCCGCGCGCGACGTGGGCGTGACGATAACCGGCGCGTTCGACGACGCCTCGGCCTCGATGCTCGGCGGCGTCACCGTCACCGACAACGAGACCGACGACCTGCTGGCCCGGGACACCGTCGACTGGGACGTGTTGGTGTGGTCCCCGCCCGAACAGTCGTTCTCCGCGGACGCCGATGTCGAGCGCTGCAAACAGATCGCCCCGATGGCCCGACTGGTCGAGGACCTCGCGCTGGACGGGGCGTACCAGCGCGCGATGACCGTCAACGGCCTGGCGTTCTGTGCCGCACTCGGCTACGAGACCGACCCGCTGGTCGAGGCGATGGGGTCCGTCGACGGGGTGTCCCTCTCGGGGACCGGCCCCTCGTTTACCGCCGTCGGCGAACGGGAGGCGCTCGAACCGGTCAAGGCCTACTGGGACCAGCGTGACGGCGAGACACTGCTGACAACGACACAGACGGACGGAACACAGATAGCATGA
- a CDS encoding YcaO-like family protein → MTPVAVVGTGPATDALTAALSEAAITVEHQQDPESVDAEFVVAVDRAGADTFRTVDERARTDSQRWVAVELGGVGGAPVVDAAITGFGPESGCYDCLEARVAAAVDGPVDGVDRPDSGTQRYAGALAGHRIATALDGGERLSGTITEVPHAERTFLPVPGCACGPERDWELRRGADDADTDALTRAERGLDERVGIVTEVGEAESFPAPYYLSTLCDTSGFSDAAAPRQAAGVGADWDTAFMKALGESYERYAGGVYRTGTLPNRPPEDHVAPAAFVTPESHTSEPPVAWVPGEQLASGTAAALPAETVFYPPPSERVRPATTTGLGLGSSGTDALLAGLYEIVERDAAMLSWYSTYEPLAVRVGDHEGFETLRRRASAEGLSVTPLLLTQDIDVPVVAVAVEGETWPKFALGMAADLDPGQAAVGALAEALQNWMELRGMGRSQAQEADGAIGRYADRPRSVQSLTDTETAVPLGRLGPDRVGEPPAELATLVERVTAVGIEPYGVRLTQRDLDAMGFEAVRVVCPSAQPLVFGESYFGERARSVPEELGFEPRLDRAHHPFP, encoded by the coding sequence ATGACACCTGTCGCCGTTGTCGGCACCGGGCCGGCGACTGACGCACTCACTGCCGCGCTCTCCGAGGCAGCGATCACCGTCGAGCACCAGCAGGACCCCGAGAGCGTCGACGCCGAGTTCGTCGTCGCCGTAGACCGCGCCGGTGCCGACACATTCCGGACGGTCGACGAGCGGGCACGGACCGACAGCCAGCGCTGGGTCGCCGTCGAACTCGGCGGTGTCGGTGGCGCCCCGGTCGTCGACGCAGCGATCACCGGGTTCGGCCCGGAGAGTGGCTGTTACGACTGTCTCGAAGCCCGCGTCGCTGCCGCCGTCGATGGACCCGTCGACGGCGTCGACCGACCCGATTCGGGCACGCAGCGCTACGCCGGTGCGCTGGCGGGCCACCGGATCGCGACTGCCCTCGACGGTGGGGAGCGGCTGTCGGGCACCATCACCGAGGTCCCCCACGCCGAGCGGACGTTTCTCCCGGTCCCGGGCTGTGCGTGCGGTCCGGAGCGGGACTGGGAACTCCGCCGCGGGGCCGACGACGCCGACACGGACGCGCTGACGCGTGCGGAGCGGGGGCTGGACGAGCGGGTCGGTATCGTCACCGAGGTCGGCGAGGCCGAGTCGTTCCCCGCGCCGTACTACCTCTCGACGCTGTGTGACACGAGCGGGTTCAGCGACGCTGCCGCGCCCCGACAGGCTGCCGGTGTCGGTGCCGACTGGGACACCGCGTTCATGAAGGCACTCGGGGAGAGCTACGAGCGGTACGCCGGGGGCGTCTACCGGACCGGGACGCTGCCGAACCGACCACCGGAGGACCACGTTGCCCCCGCCGCGTTCGTCACCCCCGAGTCACACACGAGCGAACCGCCGGTGGCCTGGGTCCCGGGCGAACAGTTGGCGTCGGGGACCGCCGCGGCGCTGCCGGCGGAGACCGTGTTCTACCCGCCGCCGTCCGAACGGGTCCGGCCCGCCACGACGACCGGGCTGGGACTCGGGAGTTCGGGGACGGACGCGCTGCTTGCCGGCCTGTACGAGATCGTCGAACGCGACGCCGCGATGCTGTCGTGGTACTCGACGTACGAACCGCTGGCCGTCCGCGTCGGCGACCACGAGGGCTTCGAGACGCTCCGCCGTCGGGCGAGCGCCGAGGGGCTGTCGGTGACGCCGCTGTTGTTGACACAGGACATCGACGTGCCGGTCGTGGCCGTCGCCGTCGAGGGCGAGACGTGGCCGAAGTTCGCTCTCGGGATGGCGGCGGACCTCGATCCGGGGCAGGCCGCCGTCGGCGCGCTGGCCGAGGCGCTCCAGAACTGGATGGAACTGCGCGGGATGGGGCGATCACAGGCACAGGAGGCAGACGGCGCGATCGGGCGCTACGCGGACCGCCCGCGGTCAGTTCAGTCGCTGACCGACACGGAGACCGCTGTCCCGCTCGGGCGTCTGGGTCCGGACCGGGTCGGCGAGCCGCCGGCGGAACTGGCGACGCTGGTCGAGCGCGTCACTGCCGTCGGGATCGAACCCTACGGCGTCCGGCTGACACAGCGGGACCTCGACGCGATGGGATTCGAAGCGGTCCGCGTCGTCTGCCCGAGCGCGCAGCCGCTCGTGTTCGGCGAGAGCTACTTCGGCGAGCGAGCGCGGTCGGTGCCCGAGGAACTGGGCTTCGAGCCGCGACTGGATCGGGCACACCACCCCTTCCCCTGA
- a CDS encoding DUF5796 family protein: protein MSNRSDIPPDSLSVELTEDGVVVEYLDGRRVYYYGVPQAVEGSVRTPPGKDTHVLVTDEAETTGILVYVNDLRTHDDILEETGVGRVILDDGESDELFPGVTVRDEQMRVVVDVDFAVADGRIFVFEEDELGERSYEVVPENE, encoded by the coding sequence ATGAGCAACCGTTCGGACATCCCGCCGGACTCGCTGTCCGTCGAACTCACCGAAGACGGCGTCGTCGTCGAGTACCTCGACGGCAGGCGTGTCTACTACTACGGGGTTCCCCAGGCGGTCGAGGGGAGCGTCCGCACGCCGCCGGGGAAGGACACTCACGTCCTGGTGACCGACGAGGCCGAGACGACGGGCATCCTGGTGTACGTCAACGACCTCCGGACCCACGACGACATCCTCGAAGAGACCGGCGTCGGTCGCGTCATCCTCGACGACGGCGAGAGCGACGAACTGTTCCCGGGCGTCACTGTCCGTGACGAACAGATGCGTGTCGTCGTCGACGTGGACTTCGCGGTCGCCGACGGTCGGATCTTCGTCTTCGAAGAGGACGAACTCGGCGAGCGAAGTTACGAGGTCGTTCCCGAGAACGAGTAG
- a CDS encoding NUDIX hydrolase gives MSIEAFAGRDVVTRRVTRETDAEGFASIRDRIEAGLEWGVGGLVEDAGGRVLFVREGDSYEDATWKLPGGGVEAGEHREAAVIREVQEETGVTVAVDELLAVSEVTVVNDGRSAQFHFGTYRATPEGTALTDDPGVGDEGIVEVAWKESIPDAALDADLLRRVR, from the coding sequence ATGTCCATAGAGGCGTTCGCCGGCCGCGACGTGGTGACCCGGCGGGTGACGCGGGAGACCGACGCCGAGGGTTTCGCGTCGATCCGCGACCGAATCGAGGCCGGACTGGAGTGGGGCGTCGGCGGACTCGTCGAGGACGCCGGCGGTCGCGTCCTGTTCGTCCGCGAGGGCGACAGCTACGAAGACGCGACCTGGAAACTCCCCGGTGGCGGCGTCGAAGCCGGCGAGCACCGCGAGGCCGCGGTGATCCGGGAGGTCCAGGAGGAGACCGGCGTAACGGTCGCGGTCGACGAGTTGCTGGCCGTCAGTGAGGTGACTGTCGTCAACGACGGCCGCTCGGCGCAGTTTCACTTCGGGACCTACCGGGCGACCCCCGAAGGCACGGCCCTGACCGACGATCCCGGCGTCGGCGACGAGGGGATCGTCGAGGTCGCTTGGAAGGAGTCGATCCCCGACGCCGCGCTCGACGCCGACCTCCTCCGGCGGGTCCGGTAG
- a CDS encoding DUF7117 family protein: protein MKVRGERECQDCGTRWSYYETGSIACPECGSVHSVGIDDRTRHTDSPATLDLTPVRNRIDRAPLGELADRAAEACRTYTRKRGFIDAGTLRPLDETFVAARELQSLCDEIGRGLRIEDDVERYFYELLGGADAGERPTPEEVPSGLRSPYGLAMAATVEDYQRDVRTYLDDHPDEQARRLAGRIRDHRKRIEALDGNVDPADANRLVRAARDLGRFASEGDETAYVTADNWLAGIEQE, encoded by the coding sequence ATGAAAGTTCGCGGTGAACGGGAGTGTCAGGACTGTGGCACACGCTGGTCTTACTACGAGACCGGGAGTATCGCCTGTCCGGAGTGTGGGAGCGTCCACAGCGTCGGTATCGACGACCGGACGCGACACACCGACTCGCCCGCGACGCTCGATCTGACGCCTGTCCGGAACCGGATCGATCGAGCGCCACTAGGCGAACTCGCCGACCGAGCGGCGGAGGCCTGCCGAACCTACACGCGCAAGCGGGGCTTCATCGACGCGGGGACGCTCCGCCCCCTCGACGAGACGTTCGTCGCCGCGCGCGAACTCCAGTCACTGTGCGACGAGATCGGGCGCGGCCTGCGGATCGAAGACGACGTAGAAAGGTACTTCTACGAGCTACTTGGCGGTGCCGACGCGGGAGAACGGCCCACGCCCGAGGAAGTGCCGTCGGGCCTGCGATCCCCGTACGGCCTGGCGATGGCCGCGACCGTCGAGGACTACCAGCGGGACGTTCGAACGTATCTGGACGACCATCCCGACGAGCAGGCACGCCGCCTCGCCGGGCGGATCCGCGATCATCGAAAGCGTATCGAAGCGCTGGACGGGAACGTCGATCCGGCGGACGCGAACCGACTCGTCAGAGCGGCCCGGGACCTCGGCCGATTCGCGAGCGAGGGCGACGAGACCGCGTACGTCACGGCCGACAACTGGCTCGCCGGGATCGAGCAGGAGTAG